TGGCAAGTAATTCATGTACGGGTACTGCACCGGATTTAACTGGTGGAGTAACTGCCACAGATAATTGTACGAGTTCACCCACAATTACGCAAAGTCCTGCGTCAGGTGCAACCTTAGGACTAGGGACGACTACTATTACATTAACCGCGACTGATGGATCAGGAAATACTGCGACTTGTACGGTAAACCAAACGGTGATAGATAATACGGCACCAACAATTACGGTATGTGCGTCTACAAGTAATATTTCGGCCAATGGCTTTTGTCAGGGAACCGCCCCGGATTTAACAGGTGGAGTAACGGCCACAGATAATTGTACAAGTTCACCAGTCATTACCCAAAGTCCGGCATCAGGAGCGACTTTAGGATTAGGAACGACTACCATTACATTAACTGCAACAGATGGTTCAGGAAATACTGCCACGTGTACAGTGAATCAAACAGTGGTAGATGATACCGCACCAACGATTACAGTTTGTGCATCCACGCCAACTACAATTGTTGCAAATAATCTAAATCAAGCTTCAACACCGGATTTAACGGGAGGAGTAACTGCTACTGATAATTGTACGGGTTCACCAGCGATAACACAAAGTCCGGCATCAGGAGCAACTTTAGGACTAGGAACCACAACTATTACGTTGATTGCAACTGATGGTTCCGGGAATACGGCCACTTGTACAGTAAATCAAACAGTAATTAGCCCGTTCTCATCCAGTATATCAGCTCAAACCAATGCAAGTTGTAATGGTTTTTCAGATGGAAGTTTAACAGTTTCATCAACCAATGGAACACCACCTTATAGTTATTTATGGAGTAATGGTGGAACAACAGCAACCATATCCAGTTTAGTTGCTGGAACATATGCGGTTACCATGACTGATGATAATGGATTGACTGCTACGTCATCATCTACAATTACAGAACCTGCAGTACTGGTTGCCGCAACAGTTGTAGATAGTAATACTACATGTAACGGGTATTCTGATGGAGGTGCAACGGCTTCAGCTACAGGTGGTACAGTTGCCTATTCATATGCGTGGAGTAATGGGGCGACAACTGCTTCAATCACAGGTGTGGTTGCAGGATCATATCATGTAACGATCACCGATGCGAATGGATGCACCGCGACAAGCTCAGTGATCATTACCGAGCCTGCTGCTCTTGTTGCAGCTACTGTTGTTGATTCTAATTCTTCTTGTAATGGTTCCTCTGATGGAGGTGTTTCGGCTTCAGCTTCCGGGGGAACTGGAGCTTATTCATATGCATGGAGTAATGGGGCAACTTCAGCTTCAATTACCGGAGTAGTGGCAGGAACATATACAGTAACGGTTACTGATGCGAATGGTTGTACTGCAATAAATAATGGTGAGGTAACAGAACCGGCTTCAGTTATAGCTTCTATCGCTGTAGATAGCAATGTAAGTTGTAATGGATTGTCTGATGGAGGTTTGACTGTTTCAGCTACAGGAGGAACCGGAGCCTATACTTATGGATGGGGAATTGGAGCGTCTACGGCTTCAATCATTGGTTTAGCAGCAGGAAATTATTCGGTTGTGATTACCGATGCGAATGGATGTTCAGATTTTACTTCAGGTACAGTAACAGAGCCAGCAATATTGACATCAAGTGTAACGGTAGATAGTAATGTGACATGTAATGGATTTTCAAACGGTGGTGCAACAGTGTCTGCAACCGGTGGAACTTCGCCTTATACTTACGCATGGAGTAATGGGGCAACTAACGCTTCAATTACCGGAGTAGTGGCAGGGTCTTACTCAGTAACAGTTACTGATGCAAATGGGTGTACTTCAGTGAGCAATGGAATTGTAACAGAGCCAGCTGTATTAGTGGCCAGCACAGTGGTAGATAGTAATGTAACCTGTAATGGGTATTTAAATGGAGGAGCAAGTGCATCCGCCACCGGAGGAACTGGAACATATACCTATGTCTGGAATAATGGCGCTACAACAATGTCTATTACAGGAGTAGCGGCAGGATCATATACCGTAACTGTAACGGATGCGAATGGATGTACATCAACGAATTCATCAATAATTACAGAACCTGCATCCATTACTGCATCGATAGTGGTAGATAGCAATGTAAGCTGTAATGGATTATCAGACGGAGGAGTGACCGTATCTGTATCTGGAGGAACCGGAGCCTATTCTTATGGATGGGGAACCGGAGCAACTACGGCATCCATTACAGGTTTGGCAGCTGGAAGTTATTCAGTGGCAATTACTGATGCGAATGGATGTTCAGGTTCTGCTTTCGGAACAGTAACAGAGCCGATGGTATTGACTTCAAGTATTGCCGTAGATAGTAATGTCACTTGTAATGGTTTATCAAATGGAGGTGCAACGGCTTCAGCTATTGGTGGTACGGTTGCTTATTCATATATATGGAGTAACGGTGCAACGACTGCTACTATCACAGGTGTTGCCGCAGGAACGTATACTGTAACGGTAACTGATGCAAATGGTTGTACATCATCCAGTTCAACAACAATTACAGAGCCATCTGTTTTAACCTCAAATGTTGTTGTAGATAGTAACGTGACCTGTAATGGTTTTGCGAACGGAGGTTTAACTGCATCTGCCGCAGGTGGAACAACGACTTATTCATTTGACTGGAATAATTCAGCGACTACAGCTTCAATTACAGGAGTGGTGGCAGGGACTTATACTGTAACGGTAACGGATGCAAATGGATGTACTTCTGTAAGTAATGGTACGGTAACGGAACCTACATTATTAGTAGCAAGTACTGTAATTGATAGTAATGTAACTTGTAATGGTTTATTGGACGGTGGAGCTACTGCTTCTGCAACGGGAGGAACGGGAACGTATACTTACGATTGGAACAACAGTGCTATTACTGCTTCAATTACCGGAGTATCGGCAGGATCATATACTGTAACCGTGACAGATGCAAACGGTTGTACATCAACGAACACGGGAGTAGTGACCGAACCTGCTGTATTGGTAGCGAATGCAGTTATTGATTCAAATGTGACCTGCTATAATGGTGCTGATGGAGGCGCTTCTGTTCAGGTAACCGGAGGAACCACAGCATATTCATATGTATGGGATAATATGGCCACAACATCTGTGATCTCTGGATTGACGATGGGAACTTATGAAGTAACTGTAACCGATGCGAATGGTTGTTCAGATACTTCTATGGTAAGTATTACAGAGCCAGCTCCAATCGTGATTAATTTAGGTAACGATACTTCAATTTGTTTTGGAGGAAGTTTAACACTTGATCCGGGTGCCGGATTCCATTCTTACGTATGGAGTGATAATTCAACAAATGCTACATTGAATGTGAATTCAGCTGTAGCAGGTGCAATGGATTATTCGGTAACTGTAACAAACACAGATGGCTGTGAAGGTATAGATACTATAAATGTAAATGTTTTTGTTGCCACAGGTGTAACGATTTCAGGAGCGAATGATTTATGTGCTTATGAAGTGGATACTTTGATAGCTTCATCTGGATTTGTAAGCTATGTATGGAATACTACAGAGACCACAACAGATATTCTTGTGGATGCAAATGCATTAAGTGGAGGAACATATTCATATGCGGTAACTGCTACAGATAGTAATGGTTGTTTATCGGATGATATGGTCACCTTTACTGTATTTGACCCGGTACTGGTAGACCTGGGGCAGGATACTTCTATTGTTTGGATTGATGGTATTACAACGGAATACACATTAGATGCAGGAGCAGGATTTAGCTCTTATCTATGGAGTGATTTATCATCTACTTCTCAAACGTATGTAGTAGACTTAACAAACATGGGAAATGTAAGCGTTACGGTTACAGATGGAAATGGATGTAAAGGATCAGATACGGTATTTGTTGATTTCATTTTGGATGTCCCAAGTTTAGAAGCTGCAAAAATTAGTGTTTATCCAAATCCAGCACATGATGTAGTTAGAGTAGAAGTAGAAGGAAATATCTCCGGTGAAATGGAAATGAGCTTACTTTCAATGAATGGTAAGTTGGTTGAAAAACAAATTCTAAATCCGGCCGACATGCAAAATCAGGTTCAATTTGATGTGCAGCATTTGGCAAGAGGAGTCTATTTCATACGAATGGTTCACGGAGCGCAACAAGAGATTATGAGGTTAGTAATTCAGTAAGGTAGAGTTTGATTAATTACTAGCACAAAGAAAAGGCATCCAATTGGATGCCTTTTTTGTTTTGGAATATAAACGAACCAAAACTAACAAAACATACGGTAAGGGAGTGTACTGTGGTGGTACACGTAAGTAGATTGTAGAAGAAGAATTTGCAAAGCTTCGGGAAGAGTTTCCCGAAGCTATTATTGTGGTTTAAGTACAGGTTATTTGAGCGTGTTAATAAAAGAGTTTTTATGAGTTATGTTGTGTTTTTTATTTCACGATTCA
This genomic interval from bacterium SCSIO 12643 contains the following:
- a CDS encoding HYR domain-containing protein, whose product is MKKSILVLLVAIWPTILFSQLTAPFCNPSFTGHQAFFQLGIKRVIFGTIDNSTSVPGQGDPLIHDFTATKQTTIVQGVPKSITVTNFTHNQEDVKVYIDWNNDGDFNDAGELAFSSDKKISHTGSITAPVTSVIDTLIRMRVLSDFFDNGISGPCENIDFGQVEEYAVRVYPNLEIPITIDSSVTCGGLTNGGLTVNPTGYAGPFSYSWSNGDTTASITGLGAGTYTVTVSTTSGFSITSTNSKTVTVQDVTAPTITVCASTPGNITANGSCQGSAPDLTGGVTATDNCGPPAITQSPAAGAILGLGTTTITLIATDAVGNTATCTVNQTVVDNTAPVITICASTPSNISANSFCQGSAPDLTGSVTATDNCTGSPTITQSPASGATLGLGTTTITLTATDGSGNTATCTVNQTVVDDTAPTITVCASTPSNISANSFCQGSAPDLTGSVTATDNCTSSPTITQSPASGATLGLGTTTITLTATDGSGNTATCTVNQTVIDNTAPTITVCASTPSNISANSFCQGSAPDLTGSVTATDNCTGSPTITQSPASGATLGLGTTTITLTATDGSGNTATCTVNQTVVDDTAPVITVCASTPSNIMASNSCTGTAPDLTGGVTATDNCTSSPTITQSPASGATLGLGTTTITLTATDGSGNTATCTVNQTVIDNTAPTITVCASTSNISANGFCQGTAPDLTGGVTATDNCTSSPVITQSPASGATLGLGTTTITLTATDGSGNTATCTVNQTVVDDTAPTITVCASTPTTIVANNLNQASTPDLTGGVTATDNCTGSPAITQSPASGATLGLGTTTITLIATDGSGNTATCTVNQTVISPFSSSISAQTNASCNGFSDGSLTVSSTNGTPPYSYLWSNGGTTATISSLVAGTYAVTMTDDNGLTATSSSTITEPAVLVAATVVDSNTTCNGYSDGGATASATGGTVAYSYAWSNGATTASITGVVAGSYHVTITDANGCTATSSVIITEPAALVAATVVDSNSSCNGSSDGGVSASASGGTGAYSYAWSNGATSASITGVVAGTYTVTVTDANGCTAINNGEVTEPASVIASIAVDSNVSCNGLSDGGLTVSATGGTGAYTYGWGIGASTASIIGLAAGNYSVVITDANGCSDFTSGTVTEPAILTSSVTVDSNVTCNGFSNGGATVSATGGTSPYTYAWSNGATNASITGVVAGSYSVTVTDANGCTSVSNGIVTEPAVLVASTVVDSNVTCNGYLNGGASASATGGTGTYTYVWNNGATTMSITGVAAGSYTVTVTDANGCTSTNSSIITEPASITASIVVDSNVSCNGLSDGGVTVSVSGGTGAYSYGWGTGATTASITGLAAGSYSVAITDANGCSGSAFGTVTEPMVLTSSIAVDSNVTCNGLSNGGATASAIGGTVAYSYIWSNGATTATITGVAAGTYTVTVTDANGCTSSSSTTITEPSVLTSNVVVDSNVTCNGFANGGLTASAAGGTTTYSFDWNNSATTASITGVVAGTYTVTVTDANGCTSVSNGTVTEPTLLVASTVIDSNVTCNGLLDGGATASATGGTGTYTYDWNNSAITASITGVSAGSYTVTVTDANGCTSTNTGVVTEPAVLVANAVIDSNVTCYNGADGGASVQVTGGTTAYSYVWDNMATTSVISGLTMGTYEVTVTDANGCSDTSMVSITEPAPIVINLGNDTSICFGGSLTLDPGAGFHSYVWSDNSTNATLNVNSAVAGAMDYSVTVTNTDGCEGIDTINVNVFVATGVTISGANDLCAYEVDTLIASSGFVSYVWNTTETTTDILVDANALSGGTYSYAVTATDSNGCLSDDMVTFTVFDPVLVDLGQDTSIVWIDGITTEYTLDAGAGFSSYLWSDLSSTSQTYVVDLTNMGNVSVTVTDGNGCKGSDTVFVDFILDVPSLEAAKISVYPNPAHDVVRVEVEGNISGEMEMSLLSMNGKLVEKQILNPADMQNQVQFDVQHLARGVYFIRMVHGAQQEIMRLVIQ